A DNA window from Rhizobium acidisoli contains the following coding sequences:
- a CDS encoding flagellar hook protein FlgE, with the protein MSIFGSMKTAVSGMSAQANRLSTVSDNIANANTVGYKAVSTSFSSLVLPSSSGNYNSGGVQTSVRQAISQQGDISYTTSDYDLAISGDGFFIVQSADGTPVLTRAGDFSVDSDGNLVNGAGFTLMGYSYDSGVPAVVVNGFDGLVPVNVSQSGLSAVASTSAYFSGNLNSEATVVTDTTTLPSANTSDVTDDTQKMSLVAYDSLGGTVQYDYYFTKTGVTTDSTGAVTGSTWEVAVYRNADASTGGTTSFPYSSSAVSVATLSFDADGQLTSSADTDIVDPVTAKTITMDYSDFTQLASDFSATGSADGQAASAVSSVSIGTDGVVSVSYANGATKALYQIPLATVASPDNLTLLSGNVYSANGQSGVTVTGFPQTNGLGSIQSGALESSNVDLAGELTEMIEAQRSYTANSKVFQTGSDIMDVLVNLKR; encoded by the coding sequence ATGAGCATTTTTGGAAGCATGAAAACCGCCGTCTCCGGCATGAGCGCCCAGGCAAACCGGCTGAGCACGGTTTCCGACAATATCGCCAACGCAAACACGGTCGGCTACAAAGCCGTCTCCACATCCTTCTCGTCGCTAGTGCTGCCGTCGTCCTCAGGCAATTACAATTCCGGCGGCGTCCAGACATCCGTGCGCCAGGCGATTTCTCAACAGGGCGACATTTCCTATACGACCTCGGATTATGACCTGGCGATATCAGGAGATGGCTTCTTCATCGTGCAAAGCGCCGACGGCACCCCGGTCCTCACCCGGGCCGGCGACTTCTCCGTCGACAGCGACGGCAACCTGGTCAACGGCGCCGGTTTTACCCTCATGGGATATTCCTATGATTCCGGTGTGCCGGCGGTTGTTGTCAACGGCTTCGATGGGCTGGTGCCGGTCAACGTATCCCAATCGGGATTGAGCGCGGTTGCTTCGACCAGCGCCTATTTCAGCGGCAACCTGAATTCCGAGGCAACCGTCGTCACCGATACGACGACGCTGCCGAGCGCCAACACGTCCGATGTCACCGACGATACGCAGAAGATGTCGCTCGTTGCCTATGACAGCCTCGGCGGCACCGTCCAGTACGACTACTATTTCACCAAGACTGGTGTGACGACGGATTCCACCGGCGCGGTCACCGGAAGCACCTGGGAGGTAGCGGTTTACCGCAATGCCGATGCCTCTACCGGCGGCACGACGTCCTTCCCTTACTCCTCCAGTGCCGTGAGCGTCGCGACGCTCTCCTTCGACGCCGACGGCCAGCTGACCTCTTCGGCCGACACCGATATCGTCGATCCGGTCACTGCAAAGACGATCACCATGGATTATTCGGACTTCACCCAGCTTGCCTCCGACTTCTCGGCGACAGGCTCTGCCGATGGTCAGGCCGCAAGTGCGGTGAGTTCGGTGTCCATCGGCACGGACGGGGTGGTGTCGGTTTCCTATGCGAACGGGGCGACCAAGGCTCTCTATCAGATCCCGCTTGCGACGGTCGCCAGCCCCGATAATCTGACGCTGCTCAGCGGCAACGTCTACAGCGCCAACGGCCAGTCGGGCGTTACCGTCACCGGCTTTCCGCAGACAAACGGGCTCGGCTCCATTCAATCAGGCGCCCTCGAGAGCTCGAACGTCGATCTCGCCGGCGAACTGACGGAGATGATCGAGGCACAGCGCAGCTATACCGCCAATTCGAAGGTGTTTCAGACCGGCTCCGATATCATGGATGTCCTCGTCAACCTGAAACGATAG
- a CDS encoding EF-hand domain-containing protein: protein MTTISAATSISSYSYSKNSTSASQDILSCNTVSAKKSTTSQQLGEDSTNSAEKLMSQLMSLTMNGLSGQSGSSGEQDGDEGMDVAQLDTDGDGYVSKAEFVAARPSDVTEDQAGSLFDSFDSESAGSLSVDALTEAMSAQRSERAGGPPPPPPEGDDELSSLLSDLDTDGDGLVSKAEFVAGRPSDVSEDQAGTLFDSFDSESAGSLSVDALTEAMSAQSSQRPDGPPPPPPAEDEQTASLLSDLDTDGDGLVSLDEFMAGRPDDVTESQASQLFDLLDTSGSGSLSTSTTS from the coding sequence ATGACGACCATTTCCGCCGCAACATCGATTTCTTCCTATTCCTATAGCAAGAACTCGACATCCGCATCCCAGGACATCCTATCCTGTAATACGGTTTCGGCAAAAAAATCAACCACAAGCCAGCAGCTCGGCGAAGACTCGACCAACAGCGCCGAAAAACTCATGTCCCAGCTGATGTCGCTGACGATGAACGGCCTTAGCGGACAGTCCGGCTCCAGCGGGGAGCAGGACGGTGATGAAGGCATGGATGTTGCGCAGCTGGACACCGATGGCGACGGCTATGTGAGCAAGGCCGAGTTCGTCGCGGCCAGGCCATCAGACGTGACCGAGGATCAGGCGGGTTCGCTGTTCGACAGCTTCGACAGCGAAAGCGCCGGCTCGCTGTCGGTCGATGCGCTCACCGAGGCCATGTCCGCCCAGAGATCGGAGCGGGCGGGCGGGCCACCGCCGCCGCCGCCCGAAGGCGATGACGAGCTTTCATCGCTGCTCTCCGATCTCGATACCGATGGAGACGGGCTGGTGAGCAAGGCGGAATTCGTCGCAGGCCGGCCGTCCGATGTGAGCGAGGATCAGGCAGGCACGCTGTTCGACAGCTTCGACAGCGAAAGCGCCGGCTCGCTGTCGGTCGATGCATTGACCGAGGCGATGTCCGCTCAGTCGTCGCAACGGCCCGACGGACCGCCACCGCCGCCGCCCGCCGAGGATGAGCAGACCGCATCCCTGCTGTCCGATCTCGATACCGATGGAGACGGGCTCGTATCATTGGACGAGTTCATGGCCGGCAGGCCGGACGACGTCACCGAAAGCCAGGCGAGCCAGCTATTCGATCTTCTCGACACATCGGGCAGCGGTTCATTGTCCACAAGCACCACGAGTTGA